Proteins from a genomic interval of Haloplasma contractile SSD-17B:
- a CDS encoding ABC transporter permease encodes MVKKKKNLSEYSNILAPLISIFLGFLVGGIIMLFLGENPIIGFINIFRGGLFNGLFQGNFLRLGNTLLHATTLTLTGLAVAFAFRTGLFNIGVSGQMLFGGFLAVYVGVVVDLPKIIHLPLAIIVAILGGALWASVPAILKARYRINEVVTTIMMNYTAMWVVTYFIKTQIVGEFSTESKYVRETASLTTAFMSRLFNNSDVNIGLFLAIITVGIVWFILERTTFGYELKATGFNHDAANYAGMNVNRNIFLSFVVSGAIAGLAGATHYLGYMQHIKVAQLPTQGFDGIAVALLGLNNPIGVLLSAILFGVLREGGQFLSAFQDIPKEFVDIITGLIIYFAAISLLIRNIIDKISKKKETEVKQND; translated from the coding sequence ATGGTTAAGAAGAAAAAGAATTTATCAGAATACAGTAACATACTAGCACCACTTATTTCCATCTTCTTAGGTTTTTTAGTAGGTGGAATTATTATGCTTTTCCTAGGTGAAAATCCAATAATTGGTTTTATAAATATATTCCGTGGTGGTCTATTTAATGGTCTGTTTCAAGGTAACTTTTTAAGATTAGGAAATACACTACTACATGCAACGACGTTAACCCTCACAGGACTTGCTGTTGCGTTTGCATTTAGAACTGGATTATTTAATATCGGTGTCTCAGGGCAAATGTTGTTTGGTGGGTTTCTAGCAGTTTATGTCGGTGTAGTTGTCGATTTACCTAAAATCATTCACTTACCACTTGCAATTATTGTAGCTATACTAGGTGGTGCATTGTGGGCATCAGTTCCTGCTATATTGAAAGCACGTTACCGAATAAATGAAGTTGTTACAACCATTATGATGAATTATACGGCTATGTGGGTCGTAACATATTTTATTAAAACACAAATTGTAGGCGAGTTTAGTACAGAATCTAAGTACGTAAGAGAGACTGCATCGTTAACTACAGCATTTATGTCTCGTTTATTTAACAATTCCGATGTCAACATAGGTTTATTTTTAGCTATTATAACGGTTGGAATTGTTTGGTTCATATTAGAGCGAACAACTTTCGGTTATGAATTAAAAGCAACAGGTTTTAATCATGATGCAGCGAATTACGCCGGTATGAATGTAAATCGTAATATATTTCTTTCCTTTGTAGTTTCAGGTGCAATAGCAGGTCTAGCTGGTGCTACACACTACTTAGGTTATATGCAACATATAAAGGTTGCCCAACTTCCTACACAAGGGTTTGATGGGATCGCTGTTGCTTTATTAGGACTAAATAATCCTATTGGAGTATTATTGTCAGCAATTCTTTTCGGAGTACTTCGTGAAGGTGGTCAATTCTTAAGTGCTTTTCAAGATATTCCAAAAGAATTTGTTGATATTATTACTGGATTAATCATTTACTTTGCTGCAATTAGTTTATTAATTAGAAATATTATTGATAAAATATCTAAAAAGAAAGAAACAGAGGTGAAGCAAAATGATTGA
- a CDS encoding ribonuclease J produces MTKIKHAKIRIFALGGLGENGKNMYVVEVNNNIFILDAGLKHPNDDQLGVDVIIPDFTYLIENKNRIRGLFLSHAHDDHIGAVPDFLKKVNVPVYGTRLTMALVEDAIKDNGMKLSDYQLNKIKSDNVLDFGDTKISFFPTTHSIPDSISINIHTVDGVIVYTSEFIFDQNVDRRFQTNYNQIADISREGVLALLSESLLAHKQGHTNSEFMLRHEINDAIANADGRIIFSVFSSDLQRIQKIIDTANNYNRKIAIIGRKMQRIVDIAVKLGYLKFPTSGMLVNLKYIDDNNDNNLPNLVVLATGERHEPFDSLVRMTKRYDRLIHIQQTDTIVLATPPVTGTEIKAARTTDLLYRTGAKVIKINKNLLPSANASAEDIKLMMNLLKPKYVIPVIGEYRQQYAQAKIAQEMGYDIENILLLNNGMVAEFDQGDLVNIADEIEVNEVLVDGLSVGEVSNSVLNDRKLLSQDGILLAIASIDVKSKKVIAGPEVITRGFIYVKDNEEMINKVQSIFMKELENHIKPGSKHIDWGKLKNGIRDKIGKYLYRQTKRRPIVLPVINEL; encoded by the coding sequence GTGACAAAAATTAAACACGCTAAAATAAGAATTTTTGCATTAGGCGGACTAGGCGAAAATGGTAAGAACATGTACGTAGTAGAGGTAAACAACAATATATTTATATTAGATGCAGGATTAAAACACCCAAACGATGATCAATTAGGTGTAGATGTAATCATCCCAGACTTTACTTATTTAATTGAAAATAAAAACCGAATAAGAGGACTTTTCCTTTCTCACGCTCACGATGACCATATAGGAGCAGTGCCGGATTTTCTAAAGAAAGTTAATGTGCCTGTATATGGTACTAGGCTAACAATGGCATTAGTAGAAGATGCAATAAAAGATAATGGCATGAAGTTATCGGATTATCAATTAAATAAAATCAAATCAGATAATGTGTTAGATTTCGGTGATACTAAAATCTCATTCTTTCCTACAACACACAGTATCCCTGATTCAATTTCAATTAACATCCATACTGTTGATGGTGTTATTGTCTACACATCTGAATTTATTTTTGACCAGAATGTGGACAGGCGTTTTCAAACAAATTATAATCAAATTGCTGACATTTCTAGAGAAGGTGTTCTTGCCCTTCTTTCAGAAAGTTTGCTTGCGCATAAGCAAGGCCATACGAATAGTGAATTTATGCTTCGTCATGAAATAAATGACGCGATTGCAAATGCAGACGGTCGAATTATCTTCTCTGTATTTTCATCTGACTTACAGCGCATTCAAAAAATTATAGATACTGCAAACAACTATAATCGTAAGATTGCAATTATAGGTAGAAAAATGCAGCGGATCGTTGACATTGCTGTTAAACTAGGATATTTGAAGTTCCCTACAAGTGGAATGCTTGTTAACTTAAAATACATAGACGATAATAATGATAACAACTTACCGAATTTAGTGGTATTAGCAACAGGGGAACGCCATGAACCATTTGATAGTTTAGTTCGTATGACTAAACGCTATGACCGATTGATCCATATTCAACAGACGGATACAATTGTTTTAGCAACACCACCTGTAACAGGAACAGAAATAAAAGCAGCTAGAACGACAGATTTATTATATCGAACAGGTGCAAAGGTAATAAAAATTAATAAGAATTTACTTCCTTCAGCGAATGCAAGTGCTGAAGATATCAAATTAATGATGAATTTATTAAAGCCAAAATACGTAATCCCTGTTATCGGTGAATACCGTCAACAATATGCACAAGCTAAGATTGCACAGGAGATGGGATACGATATCGAGAATATACTGTTACTCAACAATGGAATGGTGGCAGAATTTGATCAAGGAGACTTAGTCAACATTGCAGATGAAATAGAGGTGAATGAAGTACTTGTCGATGGTTTAAGTGTTGGTGAAGTATCAAACAGTGTACTAAACGACCGTAAACTATTATCTCAAGATGGTATTTTACTTGCTATTGCTTCAATCGATGTTAAGAGTAAAAAAGTTATTGCCGGTCCTGAAGTCATTACACGAGGGTTCATCTATGTAAAAGATAACGAAGAGATGATCAATAAAGTACAATCAATCTTTATGAAAGAACTAGAGAACCATATTAAACCTGGTTCTAAGCATATTGATTGGGGTAAACTTAAAAATGGTATCCGTGATAAAATTGGAAAATATTTATATAGACAAACAAAAAGACGTCCTATTGTATTACCAGTCATTAACGAATTATAG
- a CDS encoding BMP family lipoprotein, protein MKKILSIFSVLTLTFLISACGTQVDDSKVGMVTDSGTISDKSFNQGSWEGIKRYEEENAGTDNAITTKYLQPQGEAKTDYLSSIQNLVDAGYGVIVTPGFKFETAIYEAQDLHEDVKFILIDGEPHNQDYSDFKTNDNVINILFAEHQAGFLAGVSAALETETGKVGFIGGMEIPPVQKFGYGYVAGVAYANDKYNLDVKVVDYIYQGTFDDVAAGQNLASGMYAKGIDIIFHAAGGVGVGVFNEAKDRATNGENVYVIGVDINQYDEGMLADGSKSVTLTSALKRIDVASHDYVAKVQEGTFEGGQTVRMDITNDGVGLPAENPNLADDTETKVAAAKQDMIDGDYTVPATGEELETFLTEYGYTSPDGVSY, encoded by the coding sequence ATGAAAAAGATATTATCAATTTTCAGTGTATTAACATTAACTTTTTTAATATCAGCTTGTGGTACACAAGTAGATGATTCAAAAGTTGGTATGGTTACAGACTCAGGAACAATCTCTGATAAGTCATTTAATCAAGGTTCTTGGGAAGGTATCAAACGATACGAAGAGGAAAATGCAGGAACAGACAATGCAATAACAACAAAATATCTTCAACCTCAAGGTGAAGCGAAAACTGACTACTTAAGTTCTATTCAAAACTTAGTAGATGCAGGATACGGTGTAATTGTAACGCCAGGTTTCAAATTCGAAACTGCGATTTATGAAGCTCAAGACTTACATGAAGATGTAAAGTTTATCTTAATAGATGGAGAGCCTCATAATCAAGATTATAGTGATTTCAAAACGAATGATAATGTAATCAATATTCTTTTTGCTGAACATCAAGCTGGATTCTTAGCAGGTGTTTCTGCTGCTCTTGAGACAGAAACTGGTAAAGTTGGATTTATCGGTGGTATGGAGATTCCTCCAGTTCAAAAGTTTGGATATGGTTATGTAGCTGGAGTAGCGTATGCTAACGATAAATATAACTTAGATGTAAAAGTTGTTGATTATATTTACCAAGGTACATTCGATGATGTAGCTGCCGGACAAAACCTTGCAAGTGGAATGTATGCTAAAGGAATTGACATTATTTTCCATGCTGCTGGTGGAGTAGGTGTTGGTGTGTTTAATGAAGCTAAAGACCGCGCTACAAACGGTGAAAATGTATATGTAATTGGTGTTGACATCAATCAATATGATGAAGGTATGTTAGCAGATGGATCGAAATCTGTAACGTTAACTTCAGCTTTAAAACGTATTGACGTTGCATCACATGATTATGTAGCAAAGGTTCAAGAAGGTACATTTGAAGGTGGACAGACAGTAAGAATGGACATCACAAATGACGGTGTTGGATTACCAGCTGAAAATCCTAACTTAGCAGATGACACTGAAACAAAAGTTGCAGCAGCTAAGCAAGATATGATTGACGGTGATTATACTGTTCCTGCTACTGGCGAGGAATTAGAAACATTCTTAACAGAATATGGATATACATCACCAGATGGTGTAAGTTACTAA
- a CDS encoding ABC transporter ATP-binding protein → MEYVVELLNITKEFPGIKANDNVTLQLKKGEIHALLGENGAGKSTLMSVLFGLYQPEEGKIKVNGQEVVIDNPNVANDLKIGMVHQHFKLVHNFTVTENIVLGDEPKLKFGRINIDDAAKRVKELSEQYNLKVDPHSKIEDITVGMQQRVEILKMLYRDAEVLIFDEPTAVLTPQEIDELMNIMHDFANEGKSIIVITHKLKEIKKVADRCTILRKGKYIDTVDVKTTSEQELAEKMVGRHVSFEVNKKEQEVGQSVVSLKDVKVYGENEKLKLNVDSLDIKEGEILGIAGIEGNGQTDLINVISGLTYADEGAITFNGQDITKLPIRKRVEAGMGHIPEDRHRHGLVLDFSLEDNYILKTYYKEPFSSNGLLNHEPIRENSEKLTERFDVRSGQGSETITRSMSGGNQQKAIIAREISRDPNFLIAAQPTRGLDVGAIEYIHDEIIRVRDTGGAVLLVSLELDEVLNVADRIAVIYEGEIVKVVNAKETDQNEIGIFMSGGKSNG, encoded by the coding sequence ATGGAATACGTAGTTGAACTCTTAAATATTACAAAAGAATTTCCTGGAATAAAAGCTAATGATAATGTAACCTTACAACTTAAAAAAGGTGAGATACATGCATTATTAGGAGAGAACGGTGCAGGAAAATCGACTTTAATGAGTGTTTTATTTGGCTTATACCAACCTGAAGAAGGAAAAATCAAAGTAAATGGTCAAGAAGTTGTCATTGATAATCCTAATGTAGCAAATGATTTAAAAATAGGTATGGTACATCAACATTTTAAACTAGTACATAATTTTACTGTTACAGAAAATATTGTTCTTGGGGATGAACCGAAATTAAAGTTTGGTCGAATTAATATAGATGATGCTGCTAAACGTGTAAAAGAACTATCCGAACAATACAACCTTAAAGTAGATCCTCACTCGAAAATAGAGGATATAACAGTAGGAATGCAACAGCGTGTGGAAATACTTAAAATGTTATATCGTGATGCCGAGGTTCTTATTTTTGATGAGCCAACGGCAGTGTTAACTCCACAAGAAATAGATGAACTAATGAACATTATGCATGACTTTGCGAATGAAGGAAAATCTATAATTGTTATAACACATAAATTAAAAGAAATTAAAAAGGTAGCAGACCGTTGTACCATTCTAAGAAAAGGTAAATACATTGACACTGTTGATGTTAAAACAACTTCAGAGCAAGAATTAGCTGAAAAAATGGTCGGCCGCCATGTAAGTTTCGAAGTGAATAAAAAAGAACAAGAAGTAGGACAGAGTGTCGTATCGTTAAAAGACGTTAAGGTCTATGGTGAGAATGAAAAGTTAAAACTTAATGTCGATTCTCTTGATATAAAAGAAGGAGAAATACTAGGTATTGCTGGTATTGAAGGCAATGGGCAAACTGATCTAATTAATGTAATTAGTGGATTAACATATGCTGATGAAGGTGCTATTACATTCAATGGACAGGATATCACCAAGTTACCAATTAGAAAACGTGTTGAAGCGGGGATGGGACATATTCCTGAAGACCGTCACAGACATGGGTTAGTATTAGATTTTAGTTTAGAAGACAACTATATTTTAAAAACATATTATAAGGAACCTTTTAGTAGTAATGGTTTATTAAACCATGAGCCAATCAGGGAAAATTCAGAAAAGTTAACAGAACGATTTGATGTAAGAAGTGGACAAGGTAGCGAAACGATCACTCGTTCAATGTCGGGTGGTAATCAACAAAAAGCAATTATCGCAAGAGAAATTTCGCGTGATCCTAACTTCTTAATTGCAGCTCAACCAACTCGTGGTCTAGACGTTGGTGCAATTGAATATATTCATGATGAAATTATTAGAGTTCGTGATACAGGTGGGGCAGTGTTACTTGTTTCATTAGAACTTGATGAGGTCTTAAACGTGGCAGACCGTATCGCAGTCATTTATGAAGGTGAGATTGTTAAAGTGGTTAATGCAAAAGAAACGGATCAAAATGAAATTGGAATATTTATGTCAGGAGGGAAAAGCAATGGTTAA
- the nadA gene encoding quinolinate synthase NadA, translated as MNKQQLVDEIKRLKEEKNAVILAHYYQRAGVQDVADYMGDSLKLSRIAAETDADMIVFCGVHFMAETAKILSPEKTVLLPVAEAGCPMADMVTERKLTAYKEKHPDTLVVCYVNTTAQVKALSDVCVTSSNAEKVIRHYEGEKLLYVPDKNLGTYLKHKYDLDMEVWPGFCCIHNDVTKEEVEFAKSTYPNAEFIVHPECRMEIVEMADFVGSTKGLLEYVSNSDCQEFIIGTEKGIIHQMELANKDKKFHLLSENLACYDMKLTNLEDVYEALKNEQHVIEVEETIREQALKSLNRMFELTDQ; from the coding sequence ATGAATAAACAACAATTAGTTGATGAGATAAAACGGTTAAAAGAAGAGAAAAATGCAGTCATTTTAGCACATTATTATCAACGTGCAGGTGTCCAAGATGTTGCAGATTATATGGGTGACTCTTTAAAGTTAAGCCGTATCGCCGCTGAAACAGATGCTGATATGATCGTATTCTGTGGTGTGCATTTTATGGCTGAAACGGCTAAGATTTTATCACCGGAGAAAACGGTTTTGTTACCAGTCGCAGAAGCAGGATGTCCTATGGCCGACATGGTGACAGAACGTAAGCTTACGGCCTACAAAGAAAAGCATCCAGATACATTAGTAGTGTGTTACGTGAATACGACAGCACAGGTTAAAGCACTTTCTGATGTGTGTGTAACATCTTCAAATGCTGAAAAAGTCATTAGACACTATGAAGGAGAAAAGTTATTATATGTTCCAGATAAAAATCTAGGAACTTATTTAAAACATAAATATGATCTTGATATGGAAGTATGGCCTGGATTTTGCTGTATACATAATGATGTTACGAAAGAGGAAGTTGAATTTGCTAAGTCAACATATCCTAATGCAGAATTCATTGTACACCCAGAGTGCCGCATGGAAATTGTAGAAATGGCGGACTTTGTAGGAAGTACGAAAGGGCTTCTTGAATATGTATCGAATTCTGACTGTCAGGAATTTATAATTGGAACCGAAAAGGGTATTATTCATCAGATGGAACTTGCAAATAAGGATAAAAAATTTCACTTACTTAGTGAAAATTTAGCATGCTATGATATGAAATTAACTAATCTAGAAGATGTGTATGAAGCATTAAAAAACGAGCAACATGTCATAGAGGTAGAAGAGACAATACGTGAACAAGCTTTAAAATCTTTAAATCGAATGTTTGAATTGACAGACCAGTAA
- a CDS encoding DNA translocase FtsK, with translation MSKEKSRKLVNDETKEGLIYFEIWGIALILLSIIIISELGTIGAALYVFIKFAFGDWYWLILIYQFYYGIMLILYHEFPTYKLIKIRGLLFILSGILINSHFAIYHTVNNNDGFFNIIGQTWNVYMTYLDDPNADLITGGGIVGAVLFQVVYTLLGTIGTYFIAYALLLFGVAYVFERTIYDLIGDLYDGITGAISAIRNRLLNEYKKMKDVSKKNKEVKKTKFDIFDHNKEVEDTELASDAFFDQKLTLDDEDEIRGKDKKNGFTVLNPKILDTYDNKNILDGQKELTIGNAKVINSFLSEFNLHLEVNEIYIGPTVSTYIIYIDESYKTKKFFNFKEDLELKLNSKSLRAYHSIEERRTLVIEVPNKYRYKISLREVLEERKRGKKTGLPIGRDYRGKLKTLNLERNKNILVVGNDLDSKVNFLKCFLLSILYTYTPEEFEVVIFDSTKYELNDFSKLDHLFYEFTTLFKTCTPLFIKLYTEIRQRFNLFQKYSCSTIDEYNERNKEKQMKPIVLIINDFSDLYLNRGEYLNYLNYIMNNGNKVGIYLLFATSTISDNLFKSHLKSSFQTIVSFMLNEKELSLKLIEEDATKLLKHGDCLIYERDGNTSKRTQIATISDDDITNSGL, from the coding sequence ATGTCAAAAGAAAAATCACGAAAGTTAGTAAATGATGAAACAAAAGAAGGATTAATTTATTTTGAAATTTGGGGGATTGCACTTATTTTGTTATCAATCATTATTATTTCGGAACTGGGGACCATAGGGGCTGCACTGTATGTCTTTATCAAGTTTGCATTTGGTGATTGGTACTGGTTAATTTTAATTTATCAATTTTACTATGGAATTATGCTAATTTTATATCATGAATTTCCTACCTATAAACTAATCAAAATTAGAGGGCTATTATTTATATTATCGGGTATTTTAATTAATAGTCACTTTGCTATTTATCATACAGTCAATAATAATGACGGATTCTTTAATATAATTGGACAAACATGGAATGTGTACATGACTTATTTAGATGATCCTAATGCTGACTTAATAACGGGTGGTGGCATAGTAGGTGCCGTGCTATTTCAAGTTGTATATACATTACTTGGAACTATAGGGACTTATTTTATAGCCTATGCGTTATTACTCTTTGGAGTAGCATATGTATTTGAACGGACAATTTATGATCTTATTGGTGATTTATATGATGGCATAACGGGTGCTATTAGCGCAATAAGAAATCGATTATTAAACGAATATAAAAAAATGAAAGATGTATCGAAAAAAAATAAAGAAGTCAAAAAGACAAAATTTGATATCTTTGATCATAATAAAGAAGTAGAAGATACAGAACTGGCTAGTGATGCATTTTTCGATCAAAAACTTACGTTAGATGATGAAGATGAAATTAGAGGGAAAGATAAAAAGAATGGATTTACGGTTTTAAATCCCAAAATACTAGATACCTATGATAATAAAAATATATTAGATGGACAAAAAGAGTTAACGATTGGTAATGCGAAAGTAATCAATTCGTTTTTATCAGAATTTAACTTACATTTAGAAGTGAATGAGATTTATATTGGTCCAACGGTCTCAACTTATATCATTTATATCGATGAATCTTATAAAACTAAAAAGTTTTTCAACTTTAAGGAAGATTTAGAGTTAAAATTAAATTCTAAATCATTAAGAGCCTATCACAGTATTGAGGAAAGGCGAACATTAGTTATTGAAGTTCCTAATAAATACCGATACAAGATTAGCCTGCGTGAAGTATTAGAGGAACGAAAACGAGGAAAAAAAACGGGTCTACCTATTGGCCGTGATTACCGTGGTAAATTAAAAACGCTTAATTTAGAACGTAATAAAAATATTTTAGTTGTTGGGAATGACTTGGATAGTAAGGTTAATTTTTTAAAATGCTTTTTATTATCGATTTTATATACCTATACACCTGAAGAATTTGAAGTCGTTATTTTTGATTCAACGAAATATGAGTTAAATGATTTCAGTAAACTCGATCATTTATTCTATGAATTTACTACATTATTTAAAACATGTACACCTCTATTCATAAAACTGTATACGGAGATCAGACAACGATTTAATTTATTTCAAAAATATAGTTGTAGTACTATAGATGAATATAATGAGCGAAATAAGGAAAAACAAATGAAGCCAATTGTATTAATTATTAATGACTTTTCAGATCTTTATTTAAATAGAGGAGAGTATTTAAATTATCTAAATTATATTATGAATAATGGCAATAAAGTAGGTATTTATTTATTGTTTGCTACAAGCACTATTAGTGATAACTTATTCAAAAGTCATCTGAAGTCGAGTTTTCAAACAATCGTTTCGTTTATGTTAAATGAAAAGGAATTATCATTAAAACTAATTGAAGAAGATGCTACTAAATTATTGAAGCATGGAGACTGTTTGATTTATGAACGTGATGGTAATACTAGTAAACGAACACAAATAGCGACAATAAGTGATGATGACATTACTAATTCTGGTTTATAA
- a CDS encoding ABC transporter permease produces MIDLIWDLLLLAIPSALIYTSILLITSLGGLFSERSGVVNIGLEGLMLIGAFASTIVIWFWQGGNGDGQGLLRTVENPQVFVWIAVLIGGLAGGLFAVLHAVASVSLKADQVISGTAINLLATGLTIFLAKAIAGSQTIPIDYNLTKISAIPLLSRIPIIGPLLFSNNQLSTYIVFLFAILVWYIIFKTSFGLRLRSCGEFPQAADSVGISVTFTRYRAVIISGILAGIGGALYMMTITREFSGTVKGLGFLALASLIFGKWRPINVIGATFFFGVMYTLGSYASVSEALGKINLPQEFYNALPFVMTLIALLVFSKNAAAPKALGEPYDPGKR; encoded by the coding sequence ATGATTGATTTAATTTGGGATCTTTTATTACTCGCAATTCCTAGTGCATTAATCTATACTTCTATTTTATTAATAACTTCGTTAGGTGGGTTATTTAGTGAAAGAAGTGGTGTTGTAAATATAGGACTTGAAGGATTAATGTTAATCGGTGCCTTTGCTTCTACTATAGTAATCTGGTTTTGGCAAGGTGGTAATGGAGACGGTCAGGGATTATTACGTACTGTAGAAAATCCTCAAGTTTTTGTTTGGATCGCTGTATTAATCGGTGGTTTAGCAGGTGGCCTTTTCGCAGTGCTTCATGCCGTTGCATCGGTTAGTTTAAAAGCAGATCAAGTTATTTCAGGTACTGCAATTAATTTATTAGCTACGGGGTTAACAATCTTTTTAGCTAAAGCGATTGCAGGAAGCCAAACTATTCCAATAGACTATAACTTAACTAAAATTAGTGCTATACCACTTTTATCTAGAATACCGATTATAGGACCGTTACTCTTTTCTAACAATCAACTATCAACTTATATCGTGTTCTTATTCGCAATCCTAGTTTGGTATATTATCTTTAAAACATCTTTTGGTTTACGTCTGCGCTCATGTGGTGAGTTCCCGCAAGCAGCCGATTCGGTAGGGATTAGCGTAACCTTTACACGCTATCGTGCTGTTATTATATCAGGTATCTTAGCTGGTATCGGAGGTGCTCTTTACATGATGACCATTACAAGAGAATTTTCTGGTACTGTAAAAGGACTTGGATTCCTAGCACTAGCTTCTCTTATATTTGGTAAATGGAGACCAATTAATGTCATCGGTGCTACATTCTTCTTTGGGGTGATGTACACATTGGGATCGTACGCAAGTGTATCAGAAGCATTGGGTAAAATAAATTTACCACAGGAATTCTATAATGCGTTACCATTCGTAATGACGCTAATTGCATTATTAGTTTTCTCTAAAAATGCTGCTGCACCTAAAGCTTTAGGAGAACCATATGACCCAGGTAAACGTTAA
- the nadB gene encoding L-aspartate oxidase, which yields MDVYNNDYDVIIVGSGLAGLYTALNISRNKKILVVSKDQIETSNSSLAQGGIAGELSPCDESYQKHIEDTLLAGSHLNDIDALKVLVYESSKNLDKLIKYGVNFDRDERGNIMLTKEGGHTERRILHAGGDATGKELVNSLSNLILKRENIDVIENSMAVELIVEDNTCFGAVILDQENIVSVYSDYTVLATGGIGEIYKNTTNPPIATGDGIAMAYDKGADINNMEFIQFHPTAFFSSEKGPKFLISEAVRGEGAYLLNVEGKRFMHKYHHLKELAPRDIVSQSIYREMYDTWSDHVYLDTRHMDERFLKNRFPTIYKKCAKHSVDMKRDLIPVAPVQHFSIGGISVDLHGKTTIKNLYANGECCDSGVHGANRLASNSLLECVVFGRRIAKDITNETVEHKKGELIKQVAEKCHFNYRKIREEIKDTMDRYVGIVRTDKGLKLAQDIVDDIYYDLKKDPRKTSEYYEVFNMSTIAKLVIDSAVRRKESIGCHFRVN from the coding sequence ATGGACGTATATAACAACGATTATGATGTCATTATAGTGGGAAGTGGGTTAGCTGGCCTATATACGGCGCTCAATATATCAAGAAACAAGAAAATTCTAGTTGTATCAAAAGATCAAATAGAGACAAGTAACTCATCACTTGCACAAGGAGGGATCGCTGGAGAATTATCTCCATGTGATGAATCCTACCAAAAACATATAGAAGACACATTACTGGCAGGTTCTCACTTAAATGATATAGATGCCCTTAAAGTATTGGTCTATGAGTCTTCTAAAAATCTAGATAAACTAATTAAATATGGAGTCAATTTTGATAGGGATGAACGTGGAAATATAATGCTTACAAAAGAAGGTGGGCATACCGAAAGAAGAATTCTACATGCAGGTGGGGACGCTACCGGCAAAGAACTTGTCAATTCGCTATCAAATTTAATATTAAAAAGAGAAAATATTGATGTGATTGAAAATTCGATGGCAGTTGAACTGATTGTCGAAGACAATACATGCTTTGGAGCAGTGATACTTGATCAAGAGAACATAGTATCTGTTTATAGCGATTACACAGTTCTTGCAACAGGAGGAATCGGTGAAATTTATAAAAATACTACAAACCCTCCGATCGCTACTGGAGATGGAATTGCTATGGCTTATGATAAAGGTGCCGACATTAATAACATGGAATTTATTCAGTTCCATCCTACGGCTTTCTTCAGTAGTGAAAAAGGGCCCAAGTTTTTAATAAGCGAAGCTGTAAGAGGTGAAGGAGCCTATCTTCTAAATGTTGAAGGCAAGCGCTTTATGCATAAATACCATCACTTAAAGGAGTTAGCTCCACGAGATATAGTATCCCAGAGTATCTATCGAGAAATGTATGATACTTGGAGTGATCATGTCTATCTAGATACTCGTCATATGGATGAAAGATTTTTGAAAAATCGATTCCCGACGATTTATAAGAAATGTGCTAAGCATAGTGTCGATATGAAACGAGATTTAATTCCAGTTGCTCCTGTTCAACATTTTTCCATTGGTGGTATATCGGTTGATTTACATGGAAAAACCACTATTAAAAATCTTTATGCAAATGGTGAATGCTGCGATAGTGGTGTGCATGGAGCAAATCGATTGGCGAGTAACTCTCTTCTAGAATGTGTTGTATTTGGGAGAAGAATTGCAAAAGATATAACGAACGAAACGGTTGAACACAAGAAAGGCGAACTAATAAAACAGGTTGCTGAAAAATGTCACTTTAATTATCGAAAAATTAGAGAAGAGATTAAAGATACAATGGACAGGTATGTAGGTATCGTTCGAACTGATAAAGGATTAAAATTAGCACAAGATATAGTTGATGACATTTATTATGACTTGAAAAAAGATCCACGTAAAACATCTGAATACTATGAAGTGTTTAATATGAGCACAATTGCAAAACTAGTAATAGATAGTGCCGTTAGACGAAAAGAAAGTATTGGTTGTCACTTTCGAGTAAATTAA